A window from Zingiber officinale cultivar Zhangliang chromosome 7A, Zo_v1.1, whole genome shotgun sequence encodes these proteins:
- the LOC122002893 gene encoding AUGMIN subunit 5-like has product MQGHGTAAARPEAILEWLLKEMGYPSTPPSPEQLRKICRGNMVPVWSFLLQRVRSEHTVATVRRNMLVHGVAPAVGTAEVGRGRRREREEGSSAEAREVAIRERDLAQEEAERLRNVVRRQRKELKARMAEVAREESERKKMLDERSNARHKQVILEAYDQQCDEAAKIFAEYQRRLHHYIDQARDVRRLITSGNNDVTDELRTPGEKEVYSTVKGIRSLEDIVLVETSRERDTRKASEVLASHLIEKIRRTFPAYEGMGVNLNSQIDAAKLGIEFDGEIPEDAKAIVRDKLKNPSLLLKSITSCAMRDSTLIHKETEKIDIRADAELLRYKYENDMVLDAASPDSSSPLPYQVYGNSKVGTEIPTKATYDQLLERQKAHVQQFVATEDALNKAAEAKALCQKLLERLHGSNDMVALQTLPAGGTTQNLGAIHNFELEVLGREREVAGLRASLGTLTSEVQRLNNLCAEWKEAEDLLKKKWKKIEGFDARRSELENVYTALVKANMEAATFWEQQPLAARDHAAKTILPTCTAVVNISNNSKDLIERELSSFYQSLDNSIYMLPATPQELVESIGVPGATGPEAFAAAEKNAAILTTRAGARDPSAIPSICRISAALQFRSGVEGADAGLASVLESLEFCLKLRGSEANILEDLSKAINLVHTRRNLVENDCILLNHAHRMQQDYERVASYCLKLAGEQEKIVADRWLPELRKAVLDAQRCLENCQRVRCLVDEWWEQPAATAVDWVTVDGLNVGAWLNWVKQLQMAFYDQKLL; this is encoded by the exons ATGCAGGGCCACGGGACCGCAGCCGCCCGCCCGGAGGCGATCCTGGAGTGGCTCCTCAAGGAGATGGGCTACCCTTCGACGCCGCCCTCCCCGGAGCAGCTGCGCAAGATCTGCCGCGGGAACATGGTGCCCGTGTGGAGCTTCCTCCTGCAGAGGGTCCGGTCCGAGCACACCGTGGCGACGGTGCGGAGGAACATGTTGGTACACGGCGTGGCTCCAGCGGTGGGGACCGCGGAGGTGGGCAGGGGGAGGcggagggagagggaggagggcTCCTCCGCGGAGGCCCGGGAGGTCGCTATCCGGGAGAGAGATCTGGCGCAGGAGGAGGCTGAGAGATTAAGGAACGTGGTGCGGCGGCAGAGGAAGGAGTTGAAGGCTCGGATGGCCGAGGTCGCCCGGGAGGAATCTGAGCGAAAGAAGATGCTTGATGAGAGATCGAATGCAAG GCACAAACAGGTGATCTTGGAAGCATATGACCAGCAATGTGATGAGGCAGCAAAGATATTTGCAGAGTATCAAAGGAGGCTTCATCACTATATTGATCAAGCAAGGGATGTCCGTAGGTTGATTACAAGCGGTAACAATGATGTTACTGATGAACTTCGTACTCCTGGTGAGAAAGAAGTTTATTCAACTGTCAAAGGCATCCGATCCTTGGAAGATATTGTGCTTGTAGAAACGTCAAGAGAGAGAGATACTCGGAAAGCTAGTGAAGTTCTTGCTTCTCACTTGATTGAAAAGATAAGGAGAACTTTTCCTGCATATGAAGGGATGGGTGTCAACCTCAACTCCCAGATAGATGCTGCCAAACTAGGAATTGAGTTTGATGGAGAAATACCTGAAGATGCTAAAGCAATTGTGAGGGATAAACTTAAAAATCCTTCCCTTTTACTTAAGTCAATCACTTCATGTGCTATGAGGGATAGCACACTCATTCACAAGGAAACTGAAAAGATTGATATCAGGGCCGATGCAGAACTCTTAAG atacAAGTATGAAAATGACATGGTACTAGATGCTGCTTCTCCTGATTCAAGCTCACCCTTACCTTACCAAGTGTATGGTAATAGTAAGGTTGGAACAGAGATACCTACAAAAGCAACATATGATCAGCTTCTTGAAAGACAG AAAGCACATGTCCAACAATTTGTAGCCACTGAAGATGCATTGAACAAAGCTGCAGAAGCTAAGGCCTTATGTCAAAAGCTTTTAGAACGTTTACATGGAAGCAATGATATGGTTGCTTTACAGACACTTCCTGCTGGAGGCACTACTCAAAACCTTGGAGCTATCCATAATTTTGAG TTGGAGGTCTTAGGCAGGGAAAGAGAAGTTGCTGGACTCAGAGCAAGTTTAGGTACACTGACATCTGAGGTGCAACGTTTAAACAATTTGTGTGCAGAGTGGAAAGAAGCTGAAGATTTGTTGAAGAAGAAGTGGAAAAAAATAGAAGGATTTGATGCTCGTAGATCAGAATTGGAGAATGTTTATACTGCTCTTGTCAAGGCCAACATG GAGGCAGCGACATTCTGGGAACAACAACCATTGGCTGCCCGAGACCATGCAGCAAAGACTATTCTTCCAACATGTACAGCTGTGGTGAACATTTCAAACAATTCGAAGGATCTCATAGAGAGAGAATTGTCTTCCTTTTATCAAAGTTTAGACAATAGTATATACATGCTTCCTGCAACCCCACAG GAGCTTGTGGAGTCTATTGGTGTCCCTGGTGCCACAGGACCTGAAGCATTTGCAGCTGCTGAGAAAAATGCTGCAATATTAACAACAAGAGCTGGTGCTAGAGATCCATCTGCCATCCCATCTATATGCCGCATATCTGCTGCTCTCCAATTTCGTTCCG GTGTTGAAGGTGCAGATGCTGGCTTAGCATCTGTCTTAGAGTCATTGGAATTTTGTTTAAAGCTTAGGGGTTCTGAGGCTAACATCTTGGAGGATTTATCCAAGGCAATTAATCTTGTACATACGAGACGGAACCTTGTTGAGAATGACTGCATTTTACTGAACCATGCACACCGGATGCAACAAGATTATGAAAG GGTTGCCAGTTATTGTTTGAAGTTAGCTGGTGAACAAGAAAAAATAGTTGCAGACAGATGGCTGCCTGAACTTCGTAAGGCTGTCTTGGATGCGCAAAGATGCTTGGAGAATTGCCAACGTGTTAGATGCTTG GTTGATGAATGGTGGGAGCAGCCAGCCGCAACTGCCGTTGACTGGGTTACCGTTGACGGCCTCAATGTCGGTGCTTGGCTCAACTGGGTGAAACAACTCCAGATGGCGTTCTACGACCAGAAGCTGTTGTGA